The genomic window CAATACTAAAGCTGCGCTTACCCCCGCACAGTTTGAATTTACGCCGCCCGCTGGTGTAGATGTAATTATCGAATAGAGTTATGTCTAGCCAAAACCTCTTCGATACTGCGCCGCTGCATCAGCCATTGGCTGCCCGTATGCGGCCGCGTACGCTAAAAGAATATATGGGGCAAACCCATCTGCTAGGCAAGGGTAAACCTTTGCGATTGGCTTTAGAGCGCGGCCAAATTCACTCTATGATTTTATGGGGCCCACCAGGGGTGGGTAAAACCTCGCTCGCACGTTTATTGGCCAATGAAATACAAGGCCACTTTATAGCCATATCGGCGGTGTTGTCTGGGGTAAAAGAAATTCGCGCAGCGGTTGCCGAAGCCGAGCAACAGCGCAATATGTACGGTCGCACCACGGTGTTGTTTGTGGATGAGGTGCACCGCTTTAATAAATCCCAGCAAGATGCTTTCTTACCTTACGTTGAAGATGGCACCGTTGTATTTGTTGGCGCAACAACAGAAAACCCCTCGTTTGAGGTTAATAATGCATTGCTTTCCCGCTGCAGGGTTTATGTGCTTAAGGGATTTACCCAACAAGATTTAACCGAGCTTTTGCAAAGTGCACTCGCCGATACCAAGCGCGGTTTGGGTGCGCGCGAGTTGAATGTGGCTGAAGATGGGGCGAATTTACTTATTCAGGCCGCTGATGGCGACGCTCGGCGCTTGCTCAACCTATTGGAAATAGCCTCCGATTTAGTCGAAGATGGCGAGTGTATCGACCTAGATATACTTACTCAGGTGGTAACTGGTGATTTTCGCCGCTTTGATAAGGGCGGCGATATCTTTTACGAGCAGATATCCGCATTGCATAAGTCTGTGCGCGGGTCCGACCCTCATGCAGCCCTGTATTGGTTTGCCCGAATGCTCGATGGCGGCTGCGACCCGCTATACATTGCCCGCAGGGTAGTGCGTATGGCGAGCGAAGATATAGGCAATGCCGACCCGCGTGGCCTGGCAATTGCAACCTCAGCGTGGGATGTGTTCACGCGATTGGGTAGCCCAGAGGGAGAACTGGCTATAGCGCATGCAATTGTTTACCTAGCTGCAGCACCTAAAAGTAATGCTGTGTATAATGCGTTCAACGCTGTAATGGCAGATGTTAAAAGCTCGCCTAGCCACCCAGTGCCCAATCACTTGCGCAATGCACCAACTGGCATGATGAAAGATTTGGGGTTCGGCGAAGGCTACAGGTACGCGCATAGCGAAGAGGGCGGTTTTGCAGCTGGGGAAAACTACTTTCCAGATGAGTTAGAGCCCCGAGCGTATTACCAGCCAGTTGAGCGCGGCTTAGAAATTAAAATTGCCGAAAAACTACGTAATTTGCGCAGTTTAAATGAGCAAGCCCGGCACGATAAATCAGATTAACTTAATCGCTGTTGCGTAGCATGCGGTTAACTAAAATGTAAGGCTGACTATTTTGACTTCTGCTGTACCTGCAACATCGCTTATTTTATGGCTCGCAGTTGCGCTAGGCGGGGCGCTTGGCGCACTGGCACGCTACAGTGTTTCTATTGCGTGGATGCCGGCGCAACTTAAGTTTCCTGTTGCGACATTAACAGTAAACGTATTGGGCTCTTTTTTAATGGGCGTGTTCTACGTTGTTATTGTAGAAAAAGCCATGCTGGCACCAGTGTGGCGCCATGTAATAATGATTGGATTTTTAGGTGCGTTTACCACCTTTTCTACCTTTTCAATCGAATCGCTACACCTGTGGCAAAGTGGCCATTGGCAAATAGCAATTAGCTATGTTGTAGCGAATGTAGTATTAAGCATCTCGGCGGTCGTTGTGGCCATCGTATTAACCGAAAAACTAGTATAAGTGTTTAAATCATGTTGGACCCGAAATTACTTCGCAATCAATTAAACGATGTAGCCGAAAATTTAAAAAAGCGTGGCTATGAATTAGATACCCAAGCGTTTACAGCGTTAGAAGAGCGCCGTCGCACATTGCAAACTGCGTGCGAATCGTTGCAGCAAGAGCGTAATACCCGCTCTAAAAATATTGGTAAAGCAAAAGCCGCGGGTGAAGATATTGGCCCATTGCTGCAAGAAGTTGATAACTTGAAATCGGCATTGGCTGAAGCCGAGCAAAACCTGCAAGCATTGCAAGGTGAGTTGGAAGCGTTGGTTTCTGCTATTCCAAATATGGTGCACGATGATGTGCCTGCCGGTAAAAGTGAAGACGACAACGTAGAGATTAGTAAGTGGGGCGAGCCAAAAACCTTCGACTTTGAAGTGCAAGACCACGTAGATGTGGGTGCAGCCATTGGCGGTTTAGATTTTGAAACGGCTACTAAAATTACTGGCGCGCGTTTTTCGTTAATGCGTGGCGATATTGCAAGCATGCACCGTGCGCTTACTCAGTTAATGCTCAATACACACATTGATGAGCACAAATACGAAGAAGTATATGTGCCTTATATTGTGAATAAAGATTCACTCTATGGTACCGGCCAATTGCCAAAGTTTGAAGAAGATCTGTTCAAACTTACCGACGATCGCGAGTTCTATTTAATTCCCACCGCAGAAGTACCTGTTACCAATATTGCGCGCGGTGAAATTTTTGATGAGAGCCAATTACCTGTGCGATTTGTTGCGCACACACCATGTTTTCGTTCTGAAGCAGGTAGCTACGGTCGCGATACGCGCGGCATGATTCGTCAGCACCAGTTTGAAAAAGTAGAGCTTGTGCAGTTGGTTAAGCCAGAAGACTCGCTCAACGCGTTAGAAGAGCTCACACAGCACGCCGAAGCTATATTGCAAAAACTGGGCTTACCTTATCGTAAAGTAGTGCTGTGCGGCGGCGACATAGGCTTTAGTGCGACGAAAACCTACGACCTAGAAGTGTGGATTCCTTCGCAGGGTAAGTACCGCGAAATTTCTTCGTGCAGTTGTTTTGGTGATTTCCAAGCGCGCAGAATGATGGCCAGATACCGCAATAGCGAAACCAATAAGCCAGAATTACTGCACACCATTAACGGTTCTGGTTTGGCTGTGGGCCGTACATTGGTAGCTGTTTTAGAAAACTATCAGCGCGAAGATGGCAGTGTAGAAATCCCTGCTGCTTTGCAACCGTATATGAATGGTAAAACGGTTATTGCTAAGGCTTAGTTGGTAACCAACTAACGGTTTAGCTAATTGTTTAGTTAGCTGTTTAGCTTACTCCTGTTACGCAATCGCCCCGTTAAAATGGGGCGATTTTGTTTTTACTCTCTTCCGTTTTAATAAGCTATATTTTTACAATAACTCAGCCTTTGCAGGCTAGGCGCATACTGTGTTGTGTGAAAGTTGCTAACAATATTGGCTTGTATTAATACCCTTAGGTTACAGCTATGGATTATCTACCCCTCTTTTTCGATTTAAAAGCTAAGCCATGCTTAATAGTAGGTGGCGGAACAATAGCCACGCGTAAAGCGCGCTTATTACATAAAGCGGGCGCTAAGCTACATGTTGTTGCGCCAAAGGTTTCGGAAGAGCTAGAGAAGCTTGTTGCTGCGTCTAATGGCAAGGTGTTTAAGCAAGAGTACGATCAAACGTTTCTAGACGATGTGATTTTGGTTATCTCTGCAACCGATATCGATGCGGTAAATAGCGTTGTGGCGGCAGATTGTCACGCAATTAAATTACCGGTGAATGTGGTCGATAGCCCCGCATTGTGCAGCGTGATAATGCCGGCCATTATTGATCGTTCGCCCCTAATTATTGGGGTAACCAGCGGCGGCGAAGCGCCTGTGTTGGCGCGCCGTGTGCGCAGTATGCTGGAAAGCTCCATTCCCGCTGCGTATGGCCAATTGGCACAGCTGGCCAGTAAATTTCGTCAGCGCGCAAAGGACGTATTCGAAAATGGCGATTTGCGTAGACGCTTTTGGGAAAATATTTTAAATGGCCCCATTGCCGAAAAAGTACTGGGCGGTAACTTGGCAGCTGCAGAGCAGTTAATTGAGGCGCAGTTAGATAGTGCATCGGTAGAAAAAACGGGTGAAGTCTATTTAGTGGGGGCAGGCCCAGGCGACCCAGATTTGCTTACCTTTAAGGCGCTGCGATTAATGCAGCAAGCAGAAGTGGTGCTTTACGATAGGCTGGTATCGGAACCTATTTTAGAAATGACTCGCCGCGATGCCGAGCGTATTTATGTAGGTAAAAAGCGCGCCGAGCACGCGGTACCGCAGCAAAAAATCAACCAAATGCTGCTAGAGCTGGCACAGCAGGGCAAGCGCGTATTGCGCTTAAAAGGCGGCGACCCGTTTATTTTTGGCCGTGGCGGCGAAGAAATAGACCTGCTCGCCGAGCACAAAATCCCATTCCAAGTGGTGCCTGGTATTACGGCCGCGTCTGGCTGCGCCAGCTATTCTGGTATTCCTCTTACGCATCGCGATTACTCGCAGTCTGTACGTTTTATTACTGGTCATTTACAAGAAGGTAAAGAGAATTTCCGCTGGTCTGAGTTTGTCGATAAACAGCAAACGTTGGTGTTTTACATGGGTTTAGCGGGGCTAGAAACTATCTGCAGTAAGTTAATTGAGTATGGCAAATCGCCAAGTACACCAGCGGCCTTAATTGAGCGCGGCACGCTGCCTGAGCAGCGCGTACATGTGTCTGATTTAGCTGGACTGGCGGCAAAAATAGAGGGTTTGGACGTTCATGCGCCAACTTTACTGATTATTGGTGATGTAGTTCGCTGTCACGAAAAATTAAATTGGTATAAATAATAACCGTAATCGGCCGATATAAGCTTATAGGGCATGTTATTTGCCTATAAGCTTAACAACTAGTTGGTGTATTGTTGGTGTAACAATGGTTAATTCAATCACTCCCACACACCCTACAATGGGTACAAAGACGCCTGCGCGTAAAGACCAAGCCGCTCCCTCGGATGGTATTAGCGGCGAGCGTCAGCCTGTGGGCAGCCCCAAAAAGCCATTTATCGAGCGTCGAAAAAACCAAGATAGACGCTCGCGGCAAGGCAGTAAGCGGCCAGTGTACGATATGCGCATTAGCAAGAAGGGCCGCAGAAAAACAGATCGCGGCGGCATACCCTCAATAGAAACAGAGGCTTAATCGTTACTCGACGATAAACCTCATCACGTCTTTCCAGCTAAGTACACCTATAAGCTGCTCGTTTTCATCTACAACGGGCAGTAGGCTTACTTTTTTCTCTAGCATAAGTTTGCCCGCTTCGCGCACGGGTCTATCTACCCGAATGGTTACCGGTTTTTTACTCATTATTTGCTTGGCTTGGCGCGAAAGGGTGAACGTGTCCTTTGCTTCTTCCGCTTTGGTGTTTACGAAAGGGCTAATATTTCTAAGCACATCTCTGTCAGATACAACGCCAATTAGCTTATCTGCTTCTACAACCAATACGTGGTGAATGGGCAGCGTGGCAAAAATTTTGCTCAACCGTCCAACAGTATCTGTCGGGGCAGCGGTTATTAAGCGCGTTGTCATCATTTTCTTTATAGACATACAGTACTCAACCCTTGGCTATGCCTTAAGTTTAGTAAAGTTAGCAAAACTGTCCACTAGGCCACACAAGTGGCGTGTGCGTAGGAATAAGGTGCAGTTTGGGGCTGATACACTAGGTGTAATAGCGGCGGCTTATGGGGGGAAAGAGGGCTATTTGTGAGGTTTGTTAAGGGCGCGTTTTTCGGCGCGTTCTTTCCAGCGTTTGCTTACATTCCAGCGCCACATCCAGTTAATGGTTACGTAGCCTAAACAGCTAAAGAAAAAGCTGGCAATAATGCAGCCCAATAGCAGCGGTTGCCAATAGTGCGCAAAATCGGTTTGCAGCCATTCCCACGTAAGCTCAAAATGAAATTTTTGCGGGGGGTGGTCTAATAGGCGCGCCCCAAGCTTATAGGCCGCGTAGAAAATAATGGGGAAGGTAAGCGGGTTACTTATCCAAACTAACGCAATGGTGATGGGCAAATTGCAGCGCAGTACGAGTGCTGCAAGCGCTGCCAGCGGTACCTGGCCAGGAATGGGTAAAAAAGTGATAAACAAGCCAGCGAAAAAAGCGACAGCTACAGAGTGGCGATTTAGATGGAAAAGGTAGGGGTCGTGCAACAATACACCAAGAAACTTGAGCGCAGGATTATTGCGAATCTTTACGGGGTCTGGAATCCAGCTCTTAAAGATTTTTCTAGGCATGTATAAGGCTTACCAAAACTCTAGGGATATTGTGAACCCTACATCAGAGGGTAAATTCGCTGGAATTTGCAACGTTATTGCTGAGCATTGTTTTAAACGGGCGCTATTATGCCGTGTAGTGCTACCTTGTGCCAGTGATCTTTGACCTAGGTTAAGTTTGGCAATACTATTCGTAACTGGCTGTGCGCAAGGATAGTGCATAAAAATCACGCTTTAAGGTGTATTACGAGTATCGGCTGCCTTCTACCCTAATACAGATGCCAGTATAGGTGCAAAGATAGGAGCAAATAGCTTAGATTGGAGGCAAGGAATGCCAAATAGCTTACTACTGTGTTTTTTAATCCCTCTAGGGGCTGTGGTTTGGCTGCCATCCGCGCCATGCTCTCTCTCAACAGCCGTTATTGTTATTCTCTCTTTAGTGGGGTTATACCTCTTTCTCCATTTTCTTCGATATTTACAAAGCGTACGCATTGTAATTGCTATGCTATTGGCTGCCTTACTTGGCGTGAGCATGGGGGTTGCACGTATTTCCCATGTAGTAAATGCGCAGTTACCCGTAGAGCTTGAGCTGCAAGATTTAAACGTACACTTTGAGGTTGCGTCTTTGCCGCAGGTAGGTGCGCTAAGCACGCGGTTTATTGCCAAGCCTGTGTCTATCGCATGTACAGAGACTGTGAGCCTTGCTCAGCCGTTAAAATGTAAAGCGCTTACGCCTTGGCGGGAATCTATTAGGCTGTCTTGGTATGGTGCACCCGCGTTAGAGGTTGGGCAGCAGTGGCAGGTAACCGTGCGGTTGCGTAAACCTCGGGGCCTTGTAAATACCGATGGCTTTGATTATCACGCGTGGTTGTTACAGCAGGGCATTATGGCAACCGGCTATGTGCGCACTAAAGATAAAGTTGTAAATGTTTCGCAACTTGCAAGTGGGCTTGCAACGTTTGAAGCGCGTCGCCAGTGGTTAGATAATGCGTTTACCAAAGCCGAAAACAAGCTGCGCCATCACGATTTAATGCGGGCCTTGGCGTATGGCGATAAATCGCATATTAATACTGCGCGCTGGGCAGTATTAAACAAGTCTGGCACCGTGCATTTAATGGCGATATCTGGCTTACATATCGGGTTAATTGCCACTTTAGGTTGGTGGTTTGGCTTTGGGCTATTAAAAGCCAGTGCTAGATTACATCGATCCTCTTATTTTGTACTTGCCTTGCCTTTTATTTTTTCAATTTTATTTTCATTTTTTTATGCGGGGTTAGCAGGCTTTGCGGTGCCTACTATGCGGGCGCTTATTATGGTGGTTGCAGTTAACTTTGCGCTAATAACAGGCAAATATTTTAGCGGTGTACGTATATTAATAATTGCTGCCATTGTTGTTGTGCTGGTAGACCCATTTGCGTTTTTATCTGCAGGGTTTTGGTTAAGCTTTGGTGCGGTTGCGTGTCTGTTTTTTAGTTTTACTGCAAAACCTGCTGCGTTTGCTACAAATGTTGAAACAACCAAGGCTTTTGCTAGCGCAAGTAAAATACTGCGCGGTGCTAAAGCGCTAATGCTCATGCAGTGGCAGTTATTTGTTGGGTTATTCGTGCTTTTAATTGTGCTTGGCCAGCAAATTAGCTGGGTAAGTCCGTTTGCTAATGTTGTGGCTGTACCGGTTGTATCTATTTTGGTCGTGCCTTTGGTTCTATTGGCTAGTGTACTGTTTTCTATTTGGGAATGGGGTGCGCTCGGTTGTTTGCAGGTTGCGGATACACTCTTAGCTATAGTGCTTTGGTGGTTGAATTGGGTGGTAGATATTCAAAATACACTGCCTGTATTTAATCTATCGCTTTCTACACCGGCTAAATGGCTGGCATTTTTTGCAACGGTTTTAATTTTATTGCCACGTGCACTGGCATGTAGAGCACTCGGAGTTGCCATTGCTGTATGTGTTTTCTTTGATCAATCATCCAAACCAGATAAGTTTGTTGTAACTGTGCTAGATGTGGGGCAGGGGTTGTCGGTATTAGTTGAATCGCCATCGGCTAATTTTTTATACGATGCCGGCGCAGCTTTTTCCGACGATTTTGATATGGGGTCGCGGGTTGTTTACCCAGTAATAAAAAGTAAAGGCATACCCCAGCTAGATGCTGTATTTGTAAGTCATTCAGATAACGATCACGCAGGTGGGGTGGGGCCGCTGTTAAATTTAATGCCCGCATCTAAGGTCATTGCATCGGCTTTAGGTTTAGAAAAAACAACGCACCTTATAAATCAAACCGCACTTTTAAATACGCCGTTAGCTACCTGTGCTGCCGGTGAGCATTGGCAGCTAGGGGAGCTTTCTGTTTCGCCTATATGGCCGCCTTCTATGCCCGCGTTAATACCGTCTTTTGTGAAGCAGGATATAAATAATCAATCCTGTGTGCTGTTGGTTACTTTCCAAAATAGAAAAATATTGCTGCCAGGCGATATAGATAAAACAGTCGAGCGCCATTTAATAGCGAGTGGGTTGCTACCAACAAAAGTGGATTTGCTTGTGGCTGCGCATCACGGTAGCAAAACATCCTCATCTAAAGAGTTTATAGATACCGTAAACGCCAGCTATGTGGTGTATAGCGCAGGCTATAAAAATAGGTATCACCACCCAAGTGCAGTGGTTGCTAAACGCTTTGATAAAGCGGGTGCAATTACATTTAATACTGCCTTAGATGGAGCTGTAGAATTTGTGTTTACTGCAGCAGCGAGTGAGATTGATGAGGTCCGTGAACGCGTCGTGTTAATGGAAGAAGAGAAGGGCGATCAAGTGAGAGTTAATACTGCGCGATCTAGCCGCAAGCGATTGTGGTTCTGATATAGCGCTATTTGACCTTTTTGAGTAAAAACGGCCCGCTCACAGCTTAGATTAATTTCTAATATGGTTTATATGTGAAGTGATGGTTTATATGTCTTTTCCCTCGTCATTCTAAGCAGTTAGACGCGTTAACTACAACTAAAGAATGGGTTGGTGTGACTTTAATGTGTATGTAAATGCTGTTACATCAGCGTTACAGCTACGTTACATCACTTGAGCTTATTGCTTATAACTAGTTGAAATATAAAGGGAAATTACAAAACGCATATAAAGTACTTTAATAGTATAAATTAGTGTGAGTGAGTAATATTTGTGTGCCGTTTCAGTGGCTATGTTGCAATTTCTAGCCTCATTGTTTGCGGAGGCTTCCCTTGTTTGTTGCACCTACGCAGCTCTAAGCAGGGGAATAAAATAATCATAAAAATGAGAGTACAAATATGAAAAAACTTATCCTTATGGTGGCGCTGTTGGCTTTTAGTGTTAGTTCTTTTGCTGCACTGTCTTCAGGCCGCTACATTATTGTTTCTAAACTTAATGGCAACGCGTTAGATGTAGATAGCTTTAGCACCGCAGATGGCGCCAATGTTATGCAGTGGTTTGCTTTGGGTGGTGTGAACCAGCAGTTTGACGTGGCAGTGCTTAGCGATGGCAGTTACTCCATACGACCAGTGCACAGCGGTAAGTCATTAGATGTATATGCGTGGAACGCAGACGATGGTGCGGAACTTCGTCAGTGGGCATACACAGGCGCAGATAACCAACGTTGGTATATCGATAATCAAAGTGGCGATTACTATTCAATTACGTCTAAATTTAGCGGGCGCGCATTGGATGTATGGGGTATGAGTATGTACACCGGCGCAGATGTCCGCCTTTATTCATATTGGGGCGGCGCGGGGCAGCTGTGGACCTTCCAAAAGGTAGGTAGCTCAAGTGAGTGTTACGCAGGTGCTACGTTAACAAACCGCTTTGTGGATTGTGGCGGCAAAACAATAGGCCTTAGTTGTGTAGGCGATAGTGAAACTCAAGGCGCGGTGCTAACCCTTAAAAACTCGTCCATTCGCAATGTTAAGTTGGCTGCAAACGGTGGTGCGGATGGCATTCACTGCACTAGTGGCAACTGCACATTAGCCGACGTTGTTTGGAACGATATTTGTGAAGATGCTGCCACGAATAAGTCTGAAGGTGGCACCCTGACTATTGTGGGTGGTTCGGCGTATAACTCTACTGGCGGGTATGGTGGTACACCGGATAAAATTTTTCAGCACAACTCGAAAAACAGCACAACAATTGTTGCCGGCGGCTTCACTGCATATGGTACCCACGGTAAGTTGTGGCGCTCGTGTGGTAACTGTACAAACAACGGCGGTCCGCGTAATTTACTGGTTTATAGCGTGAATATTGACGCAAGTATTGGCGCAATTGCTGGTGTTAACCGCAATTACGGCGATAGAGCGACCATTCGCGACCTAAAAATAAAGAATTATTCTTCTGGCAGCCCGCATGTGTGTGACGAATATCAAGGCGTACAGAAGGGCAATTCTTCTACAAAATATGGCGAGTACTGGAATACCGCAAGTTGTGATGTTTCGCGGTCAGATGTAAGTGGGCTTTAATTTACTTACATTTAATTAAAGTAATTATCTAAACATAGAAAGGGCACATGTGTGCCCTTTTTTTGATATCAAAAAACCAACATATTAGGTGCTAGCTTTATTGGTTAACTTGTTACGGTAAGCTGTGAACCTTATCGCCAATAGGGTTAGAGAAAATATAGCCATCGTGGGCATCCCAGTTTATCGACCACGTCATTACACCGTTAAATGACGGGTATATGCCGCCGGCGTCGATAGTGCCGCAATGTGTTCCTCGGGTAATACAATCCAATGCGTCCATGATTGCTTGGTTAGTTGCCAAGCCAGAGCCAGCAGAGCTTGGGCCAGAAGGTAAGCCTAGTGATACCTGATCTGGTCGCAAACCTTGGAAGTAACCGCCATCGCCCGTATTAAAGCCTTCTATAAGCATACGTGCAGAGGCAACCATCATATCTACTGAGCCTGCAGGGAACGTTTGCGGGTTATAAGGCGATAGGATGCCGCCATTGTTATACAGCTGCACATGCAGTAGATCCAACTGATCGCGCAGCGCATCAATAATTGGCAAATACGCACCCCAAATTCCTGAGTAAGCAATGTAGCCACCTTGTACATAAGGATGCTCTGGTGCCATGGTTAACACCATACCGCCTACATTGGCATCAATGGTGCGCAGCGACGTAATGAGGCGCGCTTGAATTTGCGAGCCGTGCAAAAGTTGCGAGCCGCTTTCTAAATCTATGTCTACACCATCGAATCCCCACTCGTTAATTAAGTTAGTTAAGCTGTTAACAAAATTAACTTCGTCGGCATCGGTGTTTAAGGTTATGGTGCCTTCTGCGCCACCAAGCGATAACACAAATACTTTACCTTGTGCCTGTAGCGCACGCATATCGGCTTTGAATTGTTCTGCATTCATTGCTGGGCAGTTGCCTGTACCGGGGAACAAATTAAAGTGTACGGTACCATTGCTTGCTGGGTCGTTATCGGCAAAGGCAATGTCAATTACGTCCCACTTATCCGACATTTCACTTAAGCGCATTGGGCAGCCTGCGCCGTTAACAAAATTGTGCCAGTAGCCTACAAGTGAGTGTGCAGGCACCTTTCCGCCACCCACACCGCCGGATGACGACGAGCTGCTAGAGCTTGATGAACTGGATGAGCTAGACGAGCTTGAGCTGCTAGAGGAGGTGGAAGACGAGCTAGATGAAGAGGATGACGTACCACAAGTACCTACGTGGTTCCAAGCATGCTCCCACGCCCAGCCTTGACCTGGCTCATAGGCGCCACCCAATTTACACCAACCGGGTACAACACAGCTGTATAAATTTTCTAAGTTGGTTACAACATCGCCGGTGTTATATGCGGTGTTTTCTGCAAAGACGGGGGCGTCTGTACAGCTGCCGCCAGAACTGGATGAGCTGGATGAACTTGAAGAGGTGCTACTGGAAGAGCTTGAAGATGAGCTGCTAGAGCTTGAACTACTGCTGGACGAGCTGGAACTGCTGCTAGAGCTACTTGAGCTAGACGATGAAGAGCACTGATCTATAAATTTCCACTCTTGCCATTGGCCTGAATGGCTTGTCGGGTCTGCACCCTGTGTCCACCACTGGGCGGTGTACTTACTGTTGGCGTGTTTTACCGAGGTGCCACCGGTATAGGCTGTGCTGCTATTCCAGTCGGTGAGGTCACTGCAATTGGTTGCTGCGAATGCATTGTTTGCTGCTAAAGCTAGCCCTGCAACGGCTAAAGTTTTTTTAAACATACGAACCCCTAAAAAGCGTTATTGCTAACGCAAATAAAGTGAATTCCAGTAGTGTTTACTCTGGAATTGAATGGTTTGAGGTACTGCTTTTTAGGTTTTTTCTGGTGCTAAGTTTTATTAATTTTATACGCTTTTAGCTGCTGTATGCGCTTAAAAGTCGTTATTGCGTCTATTCTCGGCTAGCGCAGAGGTAGTTTTACTGTATTTGCGACAACGTTGTCAATTATCTTTTGGCTATGGTGTTGGCTGGTTTTAAGTTTGGAATGTTATTTGTGATGGTTTTGGTGGTTTTAGTGAATGAATAGGCAGGTGAGTTGATACAGGTTAAAACGCACTTATCGTTTAGGGTATGTGAAAATTGTACGCCAACAGGGCAAAGGGTATGATGCAGAAAAGAATAACTCGGCAAATGGAAAGATACATGCTTCAAGTTTTTGCAAATAGGGCTGTTGCGCAATTTAATAAGGCGGCTAGCACAATAAATAGCCGTTACGAAGTTAAAGAAAATATTCGCTTTAGCTATTG from Saccharophagus degradans 2-40 includes these protein-coding regions:
- a CDS encoding replication-associated recombination protein A, producing the protein MSSQNLFDTAPLHQPLAARMRPRTLKEYMGQTHLLGKGKPLRLALERGQIHSMILWGPPGVGKTSLARLLANEIQGHFIAISAVLSGVKEIRAAVAEAEQQRNMYGRTTVLFVDEVHRFNKSQQDAFLPYVEDGTVVFVGATTENPSFEVNNALLSRCRVYVLKGFTQQDLTELLQSALADTKRGLGARELNVAEDGANLLIQAADGDARRLLNLLEIASDLVEDGECIDLDILTQVVTGDFRRFDKGGDIFYEQISALHKSVRGSDPHAALYWFARMLDGGCDPLYIARRVVRMASEDIGNADPRGLAIATSAWDVFTRLGSPEGELAIAHAIVYLAAAPKSNAVYNAFNAVMADVKSSPSHPVPNHLRNAPTGMMKDLGFGEGYRYAHSEEGGFAAGENYFPDELEPRAYYQPVERGLEIKIAEKLRNLRSLNEQARHDKSD
- the crcB gene encoding fluoride efflux transporter CrcB; this encodes MTSAVPATSLILWLAVALGGALGALARYSVSIAWMPAQLKFPVATLTVNVLGSFLMGVFYVVIVEKAMLAPVWRHVIMIGFLGAFTTFSTFSIESLHLWQSGHWQIAISYVVANVVLSISAVVVAIVLTEKLV
- the serS gene encoding serine--tRNA ligase, coding for MLDPKLLRNQLNDVAENLKKRGYELDTQAFTALEERRRTLQTACESLQQERNTRSKNIGKAKAAGEDIGPLLQEVDNLKSALAEAEQNLQALQGELEALVSAIPNMVHDDVPAGKSEDDNVEISKWGEPKTFDFEVQDHVDVGAAIGGLDFETATKITGARFSLMRGDIASMHRALTQLMLNTHIDEHKYEEVYVPYIVNKDSLYGTGQLPKFEEDLFKLTDDREFYLIPTAEVPVTNIARGEIFDESQLPVRFVAHTPCFRSEAGSYGRDTRGMIRQHQFEKVELVQLVKPEDSLNALEELTQHAEAILQKLGLPYRKVVLCGGDIGFSATKTYDLEVWIPSQGKYREISSCSCFGDFQARRMMARYRNSETNKPELLHTINGSGLAVGRTLVAVLENYQREDGSVEIPAALQPYMNGKTVIAKA
- the cysG gene encoding siroheme synthase CysG, with product MDYLPLFFDLKAKPCLIVGGGTIATRKARLLHKAGAKLHVVAPKVSEELEKLVAASNGKVFKQEYDQTFLDDVILVISATDIDAVNSVVAADCHAIKLPVNVVDSPALCSVIMPAIIDRSPLIIGVTSGGEAPVLARRVRSMLESSIPAAYGQLAQLASKFRQRAKDVFENGDLRRRFWENILNGPIAEKVLGGNLAAAEQLIEAQLDSASVEKTGEVYLVGAGPGDPDLLTFKALRLMQQAEVVLYDRLVSEPILEMTRRDAERIYVGKKRAEHAVPQQKINQMLLELAQQGKRVLRLKGGDPFIFGRGGEEIDLLAEHKIPFQVVPGITAASGCASYSGIPLTHRDYSQSVRFITGHLQEGKENFRWSEFVDKQQTLVFYMGLAGLETICSKLIEYGKSPSTPAALIERGTLPEQRVHVSDLAGLAAKIEGLDVHAPTLLIIGDVVRCHEKLNWYK
- a CDS encoding CBS domain-containing protein — translated: MSIKKMMTTRLITAAPTDTVGRLSKIFATLPIHHVLVVEADKLIGVVSDRDVLRNISPFVNTKAEEAKDTFTLSRQAKQIMSKKPVTIRVDRPVREAGKLMLEKKVSLLPVVDENEQLIGVLSWKDVMRFIVE
- a CDS encoding DUF2062 domain-containing protein, with product MPRKIFKSWIPDPVKIRNNPALKFLGVLLHDPYLFHLNRHSVAVAFFAGLFITFLPIPGQVPLAALAALVLRCNLPITIALVWISNPLTFPIIFYAAYKLGARLLDHPPQKFHFELTWEWLQTDFAHYWQPLLLGCIIASFFFSCLGYVTINWMWRWNVSKRWKERAEKRALNKPHK
- a CDS encoding DNA internalization-related competence protein ComEC/Rec2, coding for MPNSLLLCFLIPLGAVVWLPSAPCSLSTAVIVILSLVGLYLFLHFLRYLQSVRIVIAMLLAALLGVSMGVARISHVVNAQLPVELELQDLNVHFEVASLPQVGALSTRFIAKPVSIACTETVSLAQPLKCKALTPWRESIRLSWYGAPALEVGQQWQVTVRLRKPRGLVNTDGFDYHAWLLQQGIMATGYVRTKDKVVNVSQLASGLATFEARRQWLDNAFTKAENKLRHHDLMRALAYGDKSHINTARWAVLNKSGTVHLMAISGLHIGLIATLGWWFGFGLLKASARLHRSSYFVLALPFIFSILFSFFYAGLAGFAVPTMRALIMVVAVNFALITGKYFSGVRILIIAAIVVVLVDPFAFLSAGFWLSFGAVACLFFSFTAKPAAFATNVETTKAFASASKILRGAKALMLMQWQLFVGLFVLLIVLGQQISWVSPFANVVAVPVVSILVVPLVLLASVLFSIWEWGALGCLQVADTLLAIVLWWLNWVVDIQNTLPVFNLSLSTPAKWLAFFATVLILLPRALACRALGVAIAVCVFFDQSSKPDKFVVTVLDVGQGLSVLVESPSANFLYDAGAAFSDDFDMGSRVVYPVIKSKGIPQLDAVFVSHSDNDHAGGVGPLLNLMPASKVIASALGLEKTTHLINQTALLNTPLATCAAGEHWQLGELSVSPIWPPSMPALIPSFVKQDINNQSCVLLVTFQNRKILLPGDIDKTVERHLIASGLLPTKVDLLVAAHHGSKTSSSKEFIDTVNASYVVYSAGYKNRYHHPSAVVAKRFDKAGAITFNTALDGAVEFVFTAAASEIDEVRERVVLMEEEKGDQVRVNTARSSRKRLWF